AACGCGTTCGCCCGCCGGGGGCCGGGCGGCCTCCAGGACCGTCACGATCGCCACCGCGAGCTGCAGGAGGAGGCTGGCGCCGAGGACGTACGGCGAGCCCTCGAACTGCCAGAGGAACCAGCCGGCGGCGCTCACGAGCGCGGCGAAGGGCCAGCGCACGATCCCCCCGAGGACCGACGCCTCGAGCTGCTTGTGCCGGTAGAGGAACTGCAGCGCGACCACGAGCGACGCGACGATCACCGTGGCGCCCAGCAGCGCCGAGACGAGCCCCCATTCGGGCCGATCGACCAGTGTGGGCGTGGCGGCGACGACCCCGGCCTGGGCGGCGAGCAGGAACCGGAGCCCGGGCGCGAGGGCCGACGCCGAGAGAACGGCGAGCAGCAGGATCTCGAGCGCCAGCGTCGCGACGAACAGCGGCGCGAAGAACAGCGCGTCGAGCGCCGTCCCGGAGATCGCCAGCAAGAGCGCGAGGGCGGCGTCGCCCGCGACGATCACCCCAACGGGCCCCCATGGGAGCGTGGTCGACCCGCTCCGCCGCCCGGCGAAGAGCCAGCCGGCGCTCAGCGCGAGGCTGAGGACCGCGGCCACGAGCGCGCCCGGCCACCCTCCGGCCACCCGGGCGACGAGGAGCGGCGCCGCCGCGGCGACGACGATGGCAAGAACCGCGGGGGAGGGAAGCCTAGAACTCACCGGTCTCGCCTCCGCTCTCGCCACCCTCGCCGTTCTCGTTGTCGAGGTGGACGATCGTCGTGCCGTAGTAGGTCTCGTTGTTGAGCTCGTTGAGCGCGGCCGAGGAGTACGCGAGGGGCAGGGGCGACAGCGTCGCGTCCCCCGTCAGCCAGTAGACGTAGGTCAGCAGCCAGGTCGCCGTCGAGAGGCTCACCGCGCCGGAGTAGGCGGTGCCGAGGTCCCGGAAGAGCCCGGCGTAGGTCAGCAGCGAGATCGGGTAGCTGCCCACCGCCGACGCCCCGACCAGCGAGAGGTTCGACCAGGCACCGGTCAGGACGGCGGTGGCGCTCGCGAACGACTCGGCGGCCGCCCAGGTGCTCACCGCGTTCGGGCCCACGAACCCCCCCGCCGCGTCCTCGATCTGCGCGACGCCGAGGCCGGCCGGGCTCGGGCCCACGAGGTCGAGGTAGCCGATCGCCCCGGGGCTCTGGGAGACCGCGGTCGCCATCGCCGCGTCCGTCGGCTCGGGGGTCCCGATCGGCCAGGCGACCGAGAGCCCCGCGCCGACGGAGCCGTTCCAGCTGGGACTGGAGCCGGCGAGGAACTCGGTGAGCACGTCGTTCGCGGCCGTCGCACCCCCGTCGTGGAACACCTCGATCGGTGGGGTGCCCGAGAGGTCGAGCGTCGGGTTCAGGGCGGCGATCGCCGGGTCCGACCAGGACGTGATCGAGCCGGAGAAGATGCCGGAGAGGACGGGTCCCGAGAGGTTGAGCGCGCCGCCGATCCCAGGCAGATCGTAGACGATCCCGACCGCGGACAGCGCGATGGGCACGAACGCGAGGCTCGACGGCGGTTCGCCCGAGGACGGGGCCCCGGGCGCGAGGTACTGGGCGGCGAAGACGATGGCCGGATCGGACAGGAGCGGCGAGAAGCCGGCGGAGCCCGAGTCCGTCAGATTAAGATGCACGCAGCCCCCGACCGCGTCGGACAGCTGGCCGCCGGCCGCGTCGAGCCAGGCCAGCAAGGACGCGTCGAGTTCCGAGGAGAGCGCCCCGGAGAGCAGCACCGGCGAGCCGGAGCAGGTCTGCGTCTGGAAGCCCCCGCCGCCCGACGGTTCCACCCGCAGGTTGATCCAGCCCGTGACCTCGCCGACGCCCGCGGCGATCACGATGAGCGCGACGACGACCGCGAGCGCCCCCCACGGGTCGGTAAGATGGCGGCGCGGCAGGACGATCCCGGCCGCGTGAGCGTCGCGCTCGAAACCGGCCTCGAGGTCGTCGGGGTCCTTCGCCTCCCTTTCCACCATGATCGCGCGACGAACCTCGGGAGAACTCCCACCGATAGTACGCCGAATCGAGAGATATAGAATCTTCCGGGCCCCTGGGGCCCCCCGCGGGCGGTCGGACCCCCGGCCTCCCGTGCTCCGCAGAGGGGTCCGGCAAGGCTTGAATCCCCGACGAGGGTCGGTGGCGCGTGACCCGCACGCTCGAGTCCGGCCGTGTGGTCCGGGCGCCCCGAGGCGCCGAGCGAAGCTGCCGGGGGTGGGCCCAGGAGGCGGCCCTCCGCCTGCTGCAGAACAACCTCGATCCCGAGGTCGCCCACGACCCGCGGCGGCTGATCGTCTACGGTGGCCGCGGCAAGGCCGCGCGGGATTGGGAGTCGTTCGATCGGATCGTGGCGGCGCTCCGGGCGCTCGGCAACGAGGAGACGCTGCTGGTCCAGTCCGGTAAGCCGGTCGGGGTGTTTCCCACCCACGCGGACGCCCCGCGGGTCCTGATCGCGAACGCCCTGATCGTGCCGCGGTGGGCGACGGACGAGGTGTTCTGGGACCTCGAGGCACGCGGGCTGACCATGTACGGCCAGATGACCGCGGGCAGCTGGATCTACATCGGGACCCAGGGCATCCTGCAGGGCACCTACGAGACCCTCGCCTCGCTCGCCCGCCTCGAGTTCGGAGCCGGGGATCTCGCCGGCCGCTGGATGCTCTCCTCCGGACTCGGGGAGATGGGCGGGGCTCAGCCGTTGGCCGTAACGATGCTCGGGGGGGTCGCGCTGATCGTCGATGTCGATCCGCAGGCGCTCGCCCGCCAGCTCGAGCACCGCTACCTCGACGTCGCGGCGTCCGATCTCGACGACGCGCTGGGACGGGTGCAGGAGGCGGTCGCGGCACGGCGACCGCTGTCGATCGGCCTGGCGGCCAACGCGGCCGACGTCTATCCCGAGATCGTCCGACGCGGGGAGCGGCCCGACATCGTGAGCGACCAGACGGCCGCCCACGATCTCACGGTCGGCTACCTGCCGCAGGGGCTGAGCGTCGAGGAGGCGGCGACCGTGCGCCGCTTCGATCCGAAGGGATACCTGGCGAAGGTCCGCGCCTCCCTGGCCACCGAGGCCGAGGCGGTCCTCGAGCTGCAACGGCGAGGAGCGCGGGTCTTCGACTACGGCAACAACTTCCGCGCGCAGGCGAAGGAGGCCGGGGTCGCGCGCGCCTTCGACATCCCGGGCTACGTGCCGAAGTACATCCGGCCCCTCTTCGCCATCGGGAGCGGCCCGTTCCGCTGGCTGGCCCTCAGCGGGGAGCCGGAGGACATCCGGGCCATCGATGCGATGATCCTGCGCGAGTTCGCCGATCGGGACGCGCTGTGCCGGTGGATCCGGCTCGCGGGCGAGCGCGTCCGCTTCCAAGGGCTGCCGGCCCGCATCTGCTACATGGGCTACGGCGACCGGGAGCGCTTCGGCCACCTGGTCAACGCGCTCGTGCAGGACGGGAAGCTCGCCGCCCCCATCGCCATCGGGCGCGACCACCACGACACGGGCAGCGTCGCGAGCCCGTACCGGGAGACCGAGGGCATGCGCGACGGATCGGACGCGATCGCAGACTGGCCGATCCTCAACGCCCTGCTCAACGTCGCGAGCGGGGCGAGCTGGGTGTCCGTCCACCACGGCGGCGGCGTGGGGATCGGCAACTCGATCCACGCCGGCCTCGTGATCGTCGCGGACGGCACTGCGGACGCCGACCGTCGGATCGGACGCGTGCTGCACAACGACCCCGGCCTCGGCGTCGCGCGCCACGCCGACGCCGGCTACCCGGAGTCGCTCGCGATCGCCGCCGACGCCCGGTTCCGGCTGCCCGAGCCCCCCTGAGCCCTCGGCGGGGCGGCCCTGCGACGCCGTAGCACACCGTCCAGCGAACGACCGCGGTCGCGACACCCGCGTTTAAGTGGGGGTGGCCCGCCTGACTACCCCGACGGAGCCACCTCCGTCCGAAAGCAAACGAAGCGAGGAACGAGGAAGGAAGAAAATGTCAGCGATGAGCGGAACGAAAGGATGGCTCGTCCTGACGGGCGTCGCGGCGCTGCTGTGCCTGGCAGTCGTCCCGGCGTTCGCGGGCACGGCCAGCGCCTCCCCCGCCCCCGCCTCGACGGTCGATCCGTCGAATCAGTGGGCGTACGGCGGCGTCGGATATTCGAACAACACGGTGATCGTCGGCGATCAGGTGCTCACCTGGAACGCGTCGTTCGGCTGGACCGTCATCTTCACGGTGACGCCCACGCTGCCGAACACGACCCTGGTCGAGGAACAGCGCACGGTCGGGGTCGACCTGACCGCGAAGTACTCGAGCCCGAGCGAGACCGCGACGTACAGCTTCCACGCGGACGAGTCGGACCTCGCGTTCGCGAACCTGACGAACGCCTCGACGGTCTATGAGAACGGGGTGCCGGTCCCGGCCCTCGGGATCATCAACGACTCGACGGCGATCACGGGCGCGATCGCGGAGCAGCTCAGCCTGACCGACAAGTCCGGAACGAAGTCCGCGAGCCTGGACGTCAACGCGAAGGCGAACGTCCTCGCCTCGTTCACGCCGGCGCTCGGCCTGATCCCCCTGAACCTCTCCGGAGCGACCGAGTGGAACTCGACCGCCTGGATCAACCCGTCCGGCACCTGGAACATCACCTGGGCCTGGGCGAACAACGGGTTCGGCGGCGTGACCGGCTCGGGGTCGGGCGGCGCCAACGGCACCTCGGGCGTGGCGGGTCAGGTCAACCTGACCGGCTACGATGTCACCAAGACCTACGGCGTGCCGGTCTTCCCCGACCACAAGACGCGCCACGCGATCCTGCTGGTGATCGAGGGACCGCTCGGCAACTACGACGCGTTCGTGCTGACGCCGCGCCTCTTTGACCTGTTCGGAGGCTCGGCGCACGGCTACGACTCGGACGCGCTCGGGACGGCGTCGATCTCCTCGGAGACGCTCTACGTGAGCCAGGGCTCCTTCGGGCCCACGCCCACGGCGGGCGCGACGACCTTCGGCGCGACCACGTCGGCGGTCAGCAGCCTGCAGATCTCCGGTGTGAGCCAGGCGTCGCCGGCGGCGAGCTCGTCCGCGGACCCCGGCGCGACCGTGGTCGGCGGGCCGATGAGCGTCAGCGCGGCGCAGGCCGAGTCGAACTGCCTCACCAACGGCTGCGGCGCGGGACCAGCGGGCACGAGCCTCGGACTGCTCGTCCTGGGCGTCGGGATCGCGGTCGTGGCGACCGTCGGAACCGTGACCGTGGTCGAGTGGCGATCCTACGCGCGGCGCCGGGCCCAGAAGGGCCTGGTCGGTGGCTATGCGGAAGCCTGGCCGAACGGCGTTCCCCCTGCCGGCGGCCCCGCGGCCGCGTCGCCGCCATCGGGCCAGGCCCCCGCGAGCCCGAGTGGGCCGGAGCTGCCCCCCCGACAGTTCTGAGCGCCCCGCGCCCGGTGGGTCCCTTCGGGGACCCACCGTAACCCCTTCGCTACCCTTTTTTCACGCGGAACGAGGGCGGGCCGCGAGGCGTCGCTGCGCCGCCTCGACGACCGTCCGGTCGAGGTCATAGGCCAATCGGGTCCGCGCTTCCGCGAGCGGCAGCCAGTCCGCTCGGTCGAACGTGGCCTCCAGGTGGACGGTCCGCTCGTCCGTCCGCCCGAGGAAGTAGATCACGGTCTTGTGGACGTTGCGCGAGCGCGGCGGCTGGTAGAAGCGATAGTTGACCTCGCACAGCTCCCGTTCCAGCACGACGTGGGAGAGCCCGGTCTCCTCCCGCACCTCCCGTAGGGCCGCGGTCCCGAGCGACTCGCCCGGGTCAACATGGCCCTTGGGGAAACACCAGCGGTCCTCGTCCGCCTGGTGCAGGACGAGCGCGGTGGCCCCGTCCTCGGGCACCACCACCGCCCCGGCGGCGATCTCCGGGACGATCGGGGCGTCCGGCCGGTACGGCTCGCTGCGGGCCCGCACGCGGCGGCCAAGGAAGGGGCGGCTAAGAAGGCTCGCGGCGGGCGCGCGCTGCAGCCTTAAGACGCGCGACGCCTCGGCGGGCGGGATGCTGGCGCCCGGCGAGGAGTACCACGACCTCGCCACGCTCGTGCGCGAGAAAGCCCGCAAGAACGGCGAGAGGATCGCGTTGCGCTTCCGCGAGCGGGCGCTCAGCTACCGCACGCTGGACCAGGAGTCGGACCGCATCGCATCGGGGCTCGCCGACGCCGGCCTTCGCCCGGGCGAGCGCGTGGCCGCGCTCCTGTTCAACACGCCAGAGTTCCCGCTCCTCTGGTTCGCCCTGGCCAAGCGGCGGCTCGTGCTCGTGCCGCTCAACACGGGCCTCAAGGGGGAGATCCTGCGCTACGAGCTCGCCGATTGCGCGCCGTCCGGCCTCGTGATCGACCGTCGGCTGTGGGACACCTACGCCCCGCTCCGTGCCGGTCTCGGCCTCCCGAGAGAGTGGGTCGTCGATCGGGACGGCGGAGCGCTGCCCCCCGGCGCCGTGAACTTCGCGGCGCTGCCCAGCGAGCGCGCGGCGCCGCCGCTCGATGCCCCGGGGGCCGCCGAGCCGGTCGCGGTGCTGTACACGAGCGGAACCACCGGGCCGCCGAAGGGAGCAGTGATCCCGCACGAGAAACCGATCGCGACCGCGCGGGAGATCGGCTTGCGCAGCCGGCTGACCGCCGACAGCGTGCTGTTCA
This region of Thermoplasmata archaeon genomic DNA includes:
- the hutU gene encoding urocanate hydratase, with the translated sequence MTRTLESGRVVRAPRGAERSCRGWAQEAALRLLQNNLDPEVAHDPRRLIVYGGRGKAARDWESFDRIVAALRALGNEETLLVQSGKPVGVFPTHADAPRVLIANALIVPRWATDEVFWDLEARGLTMYGQMTAGSWIYIGTQGILQGTYETLASLARLEFGAGDLAGRWMLSSGLGEMGGAQPLAVTMLGGVALIVDVDPQALARQLEHRYLDVAASDLDDALGRVQEAVAARRPLSIGLAANAADVYPEIVRRGERPDIVSDQTAAHDLTVGYLPQGLSVEEAATVRRFDPKGYLAKVRASLATEAEAVLELQRRGARVFDYGNNFRAQAKEAGVARAFDIPGYVPKYIRPLFAIGSGPFRWLALSGEPEDIRAIDAMILREFADRDALCRWIRLAGERVRFQGLPARICYMGYGDRERFGHLVNALVQDGKLAAPIAIGRDHHDTGSVASPYRETEGMRDGSDAIADWPILNALLNVASGASWVSVHHGGGVGIGNSIHAGLVIVADGTADADRRIGRVLHNDPGLGVARHADAGYPESLAIAADARFRLPEPP
- a CDS encoding NUDIX domain-containing protein; the encoded protein is MRARSEPYRPDAPIVPEIAAGAVVVPEDGATALVLHQADEDRWCFPKGHVDPGESLGTAALREVREETGLSHVVLERELCEVNYRFYQPPRSRNVHKTVIYFLGRTDERTVHLEATFDRADWLPLAEARTRLAYDLDRTVVEAAQRRLAARPRSA
- a CDS encoding substrate-binding domain-containing protein; the encoded protein is MVEREAKDPDDLEAGFERDAHAAGIVLPRRHLTDPWGALAVVVALIVIAAGVGEVTGWINLRVEPSGGGGFQTQTCSGSPVLLSGALSSELDASLLAWLDAAGGQLSDAVGGCVHLNLTDSGSAGFSPLLSDPAIVFAAQYLAPGAPSSGEPPSSLAFVPIALSAVGIVYDLPGIGGALNLSGPVLSGIFSGSITSWSDPAIAALNPTLDLSGTPPIEVFHDGGATAANDVLTEFLAGSSPSWNGSVGAGLSVAWPIGTPEPTDAAMATAVSQSPGAIGYLDLVGPSPAGLGVAQIEDAAGGFVGPNAVSTWAAAESFASATAVLTGAWSNLSLVGASAVGSYPISLLTYAGLFRDLGTAYSGAVSLSTATWLLTYVYWLTGDATLSPLPLAYSSAALNELNNETYYGTTIVHLDNENGEGGESGGETGEF